In Cervus elaphus chromosome 3, mCerEla1.1, whole genome shotgun sequence, the genomic stretch ggttacttaaaaaaatatagaaaaactcatacaactcaacatcaaaaaacaaccaacctgatttaaaaatgggcagaggatctgaatagacatttttccagagaagacatacacatCACACAAGGGCATACTTCACAGGTTTCATAATCAAGTattaaaataatcacatataataaaaacaaatcactatcacaaaaacaaaacacaagtaaTAACAAGTAtattgtagaaaattttaaatgaacaatTTATTTGCTCTATTTACCAACTGGTAAATAAAGATCCAAAGCTACAAAGATACAATGTTTGCATTTAAGGCAATTTCGTTTCTCACCACAGTTACTTTTTCTGATGTTAGAATCAGCATCTTCTGTGTCTTCCGTGTATTTAATTGATCGTTTATGTTTGTCCGCTTAGGAACCATACTTTCTTCATGACCACTGAAGCTCTATAGTATAAAATATCATTGTCTTCATATATTTGAGTAGTATCGATCCCGGTTTTGAAAGTCTCTATGAGCATATCTTGCATAGGTCTTGTTATGAGGGATCCTTCCAAAAGGTTCATGGTCATTGAAACAAGACTCAAAAACTTCATCAACAGCTTTCTGAGCCACTTCTTTGCTAATGTTCCTAACAGCCAGGATAGAACGAATGGCTCTGTCTCGCACACAAGTCTAAGGAGCGAGAAAGTATAGAGCGTTAATCTTATATGAAAATTTACTCATGAAATAGTAACACTTCACATAATGTCTGAACCACGgtcaaaattaattttctctcatgttattttattaatttctacaagtccaaaaaataaagattCAATTATGGAGCATGTTTAGCTCAATCTAAAATTATTGAGGTATAAGAAAgatctcttcctctcctcccttcttaTCTTTCCCAATGATGATAAGTTCTAGGCAATATCTGCTAAACAGTAACTCCCaatttgaaaaatcatttaaaaagtctataaataaggttctgattgaatttttttaacttgaataAATCTGAAATATACTGCtgtacctttctctctctcagttTTTCATAGCTGACCATCGCTGGATAACTTTTCCTCTGAGAGGGGAATCTCCCCTGGAGGCAACAGGAAACTACACAAAATTTGaaggttttctaatttttcatcggggaaaaaaaaaaatcaaacaactttTCTTTGGGCACATGCTATACAAAAGCTTCTCCCCCTGCTCCCACCTATCTTCCATCCCATTGCCAGCTGCATTCATCCACCGCTACTTCCAACCCAAGGTAAAAAGAGGAGGGATTTCTCCTTCAAACACTGTCGGCCCCGGATCACATTCCTTGAATGCATTAGCCTCTTCTCGGGGATGTGCCGAGGTGTACCCGGCTTCCATTCTCCACTGAGTCAGAACACACTGCCCGGTCACATGCTGCCCACGCCGACTCCACAGCAGAGCAGGGACTGGAGGGCTCAGGAGACACGTGCTCAGGACGAGTCAGTGAACAGGTGACCTCGGCACAGCTTGAAGGCGTGACGGCCTCAGCCGAGCAGTCACCCTGCCCAGGCCCCGGTCTGCCTTCTAACGCCCTTTCACTGAGTTCTCGATTGCTCTCAGTTCACTGTGACGTTTCGCCTTCCTCCCCAGAGCTGAGCTGAGTTACTCCACCAAGGACCTTCCTGTTGCTCCAATCCTGTCCTTTCTACATCTGGTCGAAACTGCTCTCCTGATGCCCATGTACGTCACAAATTGGCCCGGCAACCTCTTCCCACAGAGAGGCTCTGACCAGCCTCTCTCCTCAGTGTGGACACAGAGCCCCTTGGTTGCCGTGGGAAGAATTGCTCACATCCTTCACCAGCCCATCAGTTCTACAtttcctctccccatgtccatctGTGGGTGACCTTAAAAGCTTTCCAGCAGGATTGGTCTTGCctatagttttcattttgttttgttcacaaAATCTCTCAGCTCAGTCCTTCATAATGAAGTCTGTGCCGATCCAAAGCATCGCTGTCACATCACGCAGCCTTATGAAGGTGCCCAAATACACAGTGCACTAAACTGCAGTCCCTGTTCTGACACGTATTACTCTTTTGTCTCAAGAACAATGATAGTTTGAAAACAGAAGTCCAAGACTGTTAGAAGTAAGACAGGCTGTGATTTCATTTCCATTCATTATCTACCCCCATCCAAAATGACCCCATGCGAGATATCATAGCCTTTTCACTGCGAAAATCTCCCAGTCACAGAGCTTGCCCATAATTGTAAAACATAACTGAATTCCCTCTATTGGCTTAAGTGATATACATGTTGTGTTCTTTTCAAATAATAGTTCTTTCACATTTCAAATACTAAATGTACTTCTCATTTCTCTATTCATTATTTCCACTCATAGCACTCTTGACAGTTAAGTGATTTCATACGTTAGTTTTTACCTGATGGTGTTGTTTTAATCCAAAATGCAAcctgaatatttcatttaaaagtgaGCAGTCTCCACTAAGGTTAGCAGCTCGAACCTATCACAAGACAGAAGGCAGACAAAAAGAAAGTAAGCACTTGTGCTCTATACCTTTatatcaactgatttttttttattataaaagaacataaaattgGCATATTTTTCTGAGGACAGAGTATctgtaaggttttttttaaactctattgACAAGAAGTTCTTAAGTTAAGAAAAAGAGCagagggcgtccctggtggctgagtgctaaagaatccgctgccaatgcaggagacatgggttcgatcccttgtccaagaagatcccacgtgccacggagcagctaatcCCAcgcgccacaattactgagcctgtgctctagagcccagaaaccGCAACCACCAAGCCCTTGTGCCGTGACTACTAAGGcccacactctgcaacaagagaagccaccgcaatgagaagctggtACGCCGCAAGCAGAGTgtagcccctgctggctgcaGCGAGAGAAAAGACGGCATGGCAACGAAGATCCAGAGcaaccaataaataaacaaataaagaattACCGAATtcagaaaagcattttaaaaaaaaaagaccagacaTCTATGAGCTATGCTACAAAACACCAAATATACTGAGGGGAATCACCTATTCAAAAGggattttcaaaatgtttctctGGAACCTTAACGACCGAACTAATTTCTGTTTGAACCAAAAGTCAGAGTTGGACTTCTGAGTTAAAGATTATGCTCTCTACAGTCTTTACAGATACTCTATTCTCACTTCTAGAAATGACCAAAAGGG encodes the following:
- the ATP23 gene encoding mitochondrial inner membrane protease ATP23 homolog isoform X3 — encoded protein: MIDPYVKLLLDAMKHSGCAVNKDRHFACEDCNGNVSGGFDAAVSQIVLCQNNIRNQAHMNRVVTHELIHAFDHCRAHVNWFTNVRHLACSEVRAANLSGDCSLLNEIFRLHFGLKQHHQKTFKFCVVSCCLQGRFPSQRKSYPAMVSYEKLRERKTCVRDRAIRSILAVRNISKEVAQKAVDEVFESCFNDHEPFGRIPHNKTYARYAHRDFQNRDRYYSNI